In Bradyrhizobium guangxiense, one DNA window encodes the following:
- a CDS encoding hydroxymethylglutaryl-CoA lyase: protein MDNSPDVHICEVAPRDGLQNLDVIVPTGAKCELISAIVAAGVSEVDAGSFVPATVVPQFGDVGAVVAHALTHKSTTIGAVVPNVKGAERALAAGVNSMYFVISASETHNRANVRRTIEEQLEAFRVVRARINAQKAPERPHLVGAVATAFGCSMEGDVSEAAVCRLVQGFAEAGADEIGLADTVGYGTPTQVKRIVRAVRNETGPKMMLRLHLHDTLGAGLANVVAGLEADVRRFDAAVSGLGGCPFAPGARGNIVTEDLVFMLERMGLSTGIDLDRLMATREILARHVEQKHLTGHLHEAGIPRVLRRVA, encoded by the coding sequence ATGGACAATTCACCGGATGTGCACATCTGCGAAGTTGCACCGCGCGATGGCCTTCAAAACTTGGATGTCATTGTGCCAACAGGCGCAAAATGCGAGCTGATCAGTGCGATCGTCGCCGCGGGGGTGAGCGAGGTCGATGCGGGCTCATTTGTACCGGCTACGGTCGTGCCGCAATTCGGCGACGTTGGAGCAGTTGTTGCGCACGCGTTGACCCATAAGTCTACGACCATCGGCGCGGTCGTACCGAACGTTAAAGGTGCTGAGCGCGCGCTCGCGGCCGGAGTCAACAGCATGTATTTCGTGATCTCGGCGAGCGAAACGCACAACCGGGCGAATGTGCGCCGCACGATTGAGGAACAGCTCGAAGCATTCCGTGTAGTTCGTGCGAGGATCAACGCGCAAAAAGCTCCTGAGCGGCCGCATCTTGTGGGCGCTGTAGCGACAGCTTTTGGCTGCTCAATGGAAGGCGACGTCAGTGAGGCCGCGGTGTGTCGCCTTGTGCAGGGTTTCGCCGAGGCGGGTGCGGACGAGATCGGACTAGCAGATACCGTCGGCTACGGCACCCCAACGCAGGTTAAGCGGATCGTACGCGCGGTTCGCAACGAGACCGGCCCAAAAATGATGCTCAGGCTACATCTGCATGACACGCTTGGCGCCGGTCTTGCCAACGTCGTCGCGGGGCTCGAAGCGGATGTCCGGCGCTTCGATGCTGCTGTTTCGGGGCTTGGCGGCTGTCCCTTCGCACCGGGCGCACGGGGCAATATTGTGACTGAGGATCTCGTGTTCATGCTCGAACGGATGGGCCTCTCCACTGGGATCGATCTGGATCGGTTGATGGCGACACGCGAAATTCTCGCCCGGCACGTTGAGCAGAAGCACCTGACAGGTCATCTGCACGAGGCTGGAATTCCAAGGGTGTTGCGGAGGGTGGCATGA